From Caretta caretta isolate rCarCar2 chromosome 9, rCarCar1.hap1, whole genome shotgun sequence, one genomic window encodes:
- the LOC125642361 gene encoding disintegrin and metalloproteinase domain-containing protein 21-like: MAAAGPLRAGCSTLLLLLLRSLLPSAGRDGTAGLPRYQVTVPRRLAPPGGREAEGRVSYQLHMGGRLLVAHLQQKGLFLAGHLPVFTYEGGELVRSQPFIPSHCYYEGYVEGAPESLVVLSTCSGGLRGLLHIEGTSYGIEPIKASSTCQHLLYRMGEVKGTPASCGVTTEELQHQGTKIQVTGPAVAAGRHRWTHATYIEFCVVVEKEQFILFRRNESLLTSQVLEVINMVDSFYRALGAHVILVGLEIWTENNLITLPDTIGNALPEFNRWRNDVLYRRLQHDAGQLFMAKIYRGHVGRAYVGGICLVTDAASIVTWRFASVPFFSVTVAHELGHNLGMYHDYDKCLCNRTVGCIMAAVHVTTDQFSDCSREVYFNLLREGAGFCLYNIPAPSKIFRMKRCGNKVVEGEEECDCGSELECKKDLCCQSTCKLKPGMACAFGKCCKKCQILAEGKLCRAAVDECDLPEYCNGTSKWCQDNVYVQDGTPCSDMGYCYRGSCHNHKKQCADIFGRGAQKAPLSCFSNLNTRGDRFGNCGGGETGANYKKCKISDVLCGRIQCKNVEKIPPLKEHSTVVQTPLGHIWCWGIDHHAGTDVIDTGAVKDGTFCGNGKICLNRTCASVPNLNFNCDAKKKCNGRGVCTNTKNCHCNYGWAPPDCKFPGYGGSIDSGPVPVSKPMVSIWSSSLGNVIWVVIGIGIVLLVSQIFRILTKTGWIKVFGRLDATQRKQTAAASAGDRQSLHKNGSISSKK; the protein is encoded by the coding sequence ATGGCGGCGGCAGGGCCGTTGCGGGCGGGCTGTTccacgctgctgctgctgctgctgcggtcCCTCCTGCCTAGCGCGGGCCGTGATGGGACTGCGGGGCTTCCCCGCTACCAGGTGACGGTGCCTCGGCGGCTGGCGCCTCCTGGGGGCCGGGAGGCCGAGGGGCGGGTGTCCTACCAGCTGCACATGGGTGGGAGACTTCTGGTTGCTCACCTGCAGCAGAAGGGCCTGTTCCTGGCCGGCCACCTCCCTGTGTTCACCTACGAGGGGGGTGAGCTGGTGAGGAGCCAGCCCTTCATCCCAAGCCACTGCTACTAcgagggctacgtggagggtgcCCCAGAGTCACtggtggtgctgagcacctgctctgGGGGGCTGCGGGGACTGCTGCACATCGAGGGGACGAGCTACGGGATCGAGCCCATCAAGGCCTCCTCCACCTGCCAGCACCTTCTCTATCGGATGGGGGAAGTGAAGGGCACACCTGCCTCATGTGGGGTGACCACTGAGGAGCTGCAACACCAAGGAACCAAGATCCAGGTCACCGGGCCCGCTGTGGCAGCGGGACGTCACAGATGGACACATGCCACGTATATTGAGTTCTGTGTGGTGGTGGAGAAAGAGCAGTTCATCCTTTTTAGAAGGAATGAAAGCCTCCTGACCAGCCAGGTCCTCGAAGTGATCAATATGGTGGACTCATTTTATCGTGCTTTGGGGGCTCATGTCATCCTAGTTGGACTAGAGATCTGGACAGAAAACAACCTCATCACATTACCCGATACTATAGGCAATGCCCTTCCTGAATTTAACCGCTGGAGGAATGATGTGCTCTATCGTCGCCTGCAGCATGATGCTGGACAGCTATTTATGGCTAAAATATACAGAGGGCATGTTGGGCGGGCATATGTAGGAGGCATCTGCCTTGTGACGGATGCAGCATCCATTGTCACGTGGCGTTTTGCTTCTGTGCCATTTTTTTCAGTCACTGTTGCACATGAGTTGGGTCATAATCTTGGCATGTATCATGACTATGATAAATGTCTTTGTAACAGAACTGTTGGCTGCATCATGGCTGCTGTGCATGTAACTACTGATCAGTTCAGTGACTGCAGTCGTGAAGTATATTTTAATCTCCTCCGTGAAGGCGCTGGATTCTGCCTATATAACATCCCAGCACCCAGCAAAATATTTAGGATGAAGCGCTGTGGTAACAAGGTggtggaaggggaagaggaatgtGACTGTGGCTCGgaactggaatgcaaaaaagactTGTGTTGTCAGTCCACGTGCAAACTGAAACCAGGTATGGCTTGTGCTTTTGGAAAGTGCTGTAAAAAGTGTCAAATTCTTGCTGAAGGAAAACTATGCAGAGCAGCTGTTGATGAGTGTGACCTTCCTGAGTATTGCAATGGGACTTCAAAGTGGTGCCAAGATAATGTGTATGTACAAGATGGAACTCCATGCAGTGACATGGGCTACTGTTATCGGGGAAGCTGCCATAACCACAAGAAACAGTGTGCAGATATCTTTGGAAGGGGTGCACAAAAAGCTCCTCTAAGTTGCTTCAGTAACCTGAACACTCGAGGTGACCGGTTTGGCAACTGTGGTGGTGGTGAAACTGGAGCAAATTACAAAAAATGTAAAATCAGTGATGTCTTGTGTGGAAGGATTCAGtgtaaaaatgtagaaaaaataccTCCTTTGAAGGAACATAGTACTGTCGTACAAACTCCCCTGGGTCATATCTGGTGTTGGGGTATAGACCATCATGCTGGGACTGATGTAATTGATACAGGGGCAGTGAAAGATGGCACATTTTGTGGTAATGGAAAAATTTGCCTTAATAGGACATGTGCAAGTGTGCCAAATTTGAATTTCAATTGTGACGCTAAGAAAAAATGCAACGGTAGGGGAGTATGCACCAATACTAAAAATTGCCACTGTAACTATGGGTGGGCCCCTCCAGATTGTAAATTCCCAGGATATGGAGGAAGCATTGACAGTGGACCTGTTCCAGTGTCTAAGCCTATGGTAAGTATATGGAGCAGTAGTCTGGGTAATGTTATCTGGGTAGTAATTGGCATCGGTATTGTTCTCCTTGTTTCTCAAATTTTTAGGATACTTACAAAAACTGGATGGATAAAAGTGTTTGGAAGGCTAGATGCCACACAGAGAAAacaaactgctgctgcttctgctggtgATAGACAGAGCCTCCATAAGAACGGCAGTATTAGTTCAAAAAAGTAA